A window of Bacteroidota bacterium genomic DNA:
TTTACTAGTAAGAGCAAAACAAAGAATAATAGCTACTAAAATTCTTTGAAATTTTTTGATTGTTGTTTTCATAATTAATCGTTTTAAAATTTTGATTTCAGGATAAAAGAGTAAATATTTAGTTTTTATAAATTAACATACTGCTGCGCTAATGCAAGCCAATGCACCTCCTCCGATACTTACAGCAACACACCCAACAAAATCCTTTGTTTGTATTCCATTACAATAGATATTATTGGAGTCTCCACAAACTAATTCAGATGCCTTGTCGCCAACAGTAAAAGACTCATTCTCTTCCAGATATGACTTCACTGCACAAGTAATTCCAACTACAACTGTAGTTTGTCCTGTTGGAACAGCTGTTGTAGCGCTAACGACAGCACTCGTAAGTGCCGCCTCTCCTTTTTGACCGGCAATAGTTAATTGTGAAGAGGGTTCTAAATTTGTAATAAAGCTTTGTACTTTAATTTCAGTCAAGCTAAATTTCTTGATTGGTTTCATAACAATTAGTTTTTAGTGATTAATACTTTATTTAATTAAAAGATTGAAAAATCCAAAAGCCATAACCGAGAAAACGGTTATTACTAATACATGAGAAAATAGGTTTATTAGTTTCTCTGATTTTTTATTTGTGTGCGCATTTGCTGTTTTCATGGCTGACATCTTTTTATTTATTTATAATTAATTTCTTGATACAAACTTCGGCTAAGAAATTCAGTAAGACGAATTAGAATTTCAATTTTCTTACGCATTCAAATACCATTTCAGCATAAAATATTCTCCATAGAGAAAGAAAAAAAACTCTTTAGTCTCCCGAAAAGCCTAATCCATAGCAGTAGGAGCATTAGTTCAATTAGCTTTCATAGCATATCGCTTGGCATGTATTACGAAAATCATGGTGATACAATTTCACACTGAGCAGCAATAAAAATGGCCCTAGGGGTGGATGGGGAGAGACTGGCTTATGAGAAAGCGCATGCGATTGCCACCGCAATTAGCTCACAATTTTTAGCGCTAGTATCTTTTAATTGACAAAACGCTCTAAACAAGAACAGCCATACTAAGCATAGTATGGCTGTTTTATAATAATGCTTTACTACTAAAAACTAGTCGGTCTTTACAAGGCGAATTACGTGAGAGCCCTTTCCCTTAGTATTAACATAAAGCAGGTAAATTCCACTTGGCAAATGATTTATTCTATAGCCATCGTTGGCAACAATTAGAGGCAACTCCGCTCCTTGCGAATTATACAGCTTTATGCTTTCCAGCGCAATATCGTAAGAAAGCTTAACACCAAACTCTTGTGCAATTGGATTAGGATACACGTTAATTTCACCTTTACTATTTATTTCAAGTATAGATGACGGACTTGCTATTACAGTTAATATTGTCCGAGCTGTATCCGGGATAGATCCATTGCCAATCATAGGCCAAACCACAATAACATTAGGGCCTACAGCCTGCTTCCCGTAAGCAGTAGGCAAATTGTTTATTGTAGTTAAAGAACTATCTCCTGGCTGAAGAGAATATGTAAAAAACTGCACTAAAGTATCTGACGATGTAAAAGAATTTCCAATTCCTGTGCTGTCAATTCCTATTCTATATTGTAAACTATCATTGTAAGGCAACGCACTTTCGTTTTTCAGATAAAAAGTTGTAGAATAATTGCTTCCCATTTGAAGCGTGTCTGGGGTAAGCGTAAGCCATTTAGTACTTAGTGATGTTTGAGAGTAATACCTAAAGCAGCCTAGCACTAAAAGTAAAATGATGTATCTACAATGTTTCATCTGTATTAAATTTTAAGTTTCTAATTGTCACATGAGATACGCCACCTTTTTAATATTCATTTCTGTTTGTGTTTACCATTGGCAAACATGGCTATTTCATGGTACTTGTCTTGCTTTTTTTAAATATACCAATTATTCATTATTAAATTTACATATATTTATATAAATCTTACGCATTCAATTATATAAATGGATATTCTAATTCAATTAATTTCATCTCTATCCAAAGAAGAACAGCGCAACTTTAAACTTTTCTTAAACAGAACCAACAGTTCCGCAGAGCGAAAAGATGAAATGCTATTCAATTACATTAAGAACTCATACCCAAATTACGATGAAGAAAATATAAACAAAAAACTTTACTACACAGAAGATAAAAATGCACTCTATCGGCTTAAAAACAGGCTAGCCGAAGATGTTTCTAAAAGCTTATATCTGCTACACTACGCTATTTCAGATTACAATAAGTGCCTATACTATATTTCTCTGAGCCATGTTTTTTTTAACAAGAAAAACAAAACATTACTTCAATTCTTTATTAAAAAGGCCGAGGTGACAGGAGTTCAAAATGAATTTTACGATCTGCTTATCGTTATTTATAATTT
This region includes:
- a CDS encoding pinensin family lanthipeptide, with protein sequence MKPIKKFSLTEIKVQSFITNLEPSSQLTIAGQKGEAALTSAVVSATTAVPTGQTTVVVGITCAVKSYLEENESFTVGDKASELVCGDSNNIYCNGIQTKDFVGCVAVSIGGGALACISAAVC
- a CDS encoding T9SS type A sorting domain-containing protein, with amino-acid sequence MKHCRYIILLLVLGCFRYYSQTSLSTKWLTLTPDTLQMGSNYSTTFYLKNESALPYNDSLQYRIGIDSTGIGNSFTSSDTLVQFFTYSLQPGDSSLTTINNLPTAYGKQAVGPNVIVVWPMIGNGSIPDTARTILTVIASPSSILEINSKGEINVYPNPIAQEFGVKLSYDIALESIKLYNSQGAELPLIVANDGYRINHLPSGIYLLYVNTKGKGSHVIRLVKTD